The DNA segment TGTTGGCCGTGCCCAGGTCGATGGACAGGTCATTGGAGAACATGCCGCGGAGCTTCTTGAACATCGGGGGACGGGTTCCTGCTGGGGGCTGGAAAATCGCGCGAGGCTGGCGATTTTTTGGGCAAAAACGAAGTCGGCTAGCCTAACAATCCGGCATGGAGCGGGCAAGGAAAAATCTCGTGAATCCGCGGGGAAAACCCGATACGCCGGCATCGCGCCGCGGCTCCTCCAGCGTCGCCGGTGCGCGCGACGTCCCCAGCCAAGACTGGTCGCCGCCGGTCCCAGCCGGTAACCTTCGCACCGGCGCGCCGGGAATGGGGCGCACGTCCCGCTTTTTCCGGGCGGCCCGGGACGGCCGCACCCTCTCCAGCCGAGTTCGCCGATGTCCGCATTGATCTGTGGTTCCCTTGCCTACGACACCATCATGGTGTTCCCGGACCAGTTCAAGAACCACATCCTGCCGGACAAGGTGCACATCCTGAACGTGTCGTTCCTGGTGCCGCGCATGCGCCGCGAGTTCGGCGGCTGCGCCGGCAACATCGCCTACAACCTGAAGCTGCTGGGCGGCGACCCGATCCCGATGGCCACGGTGGGCCAGGACTTCGGCCCCTACCGCGAGCATTTCGTCGAGCAAGGCATCAACCTGTCCCAGGTGAAGGTGATCGATGAGCTGTTCACCCCGCAGGCCTTCATCACCACCGACCACGACAACAATCAGATCACCGCGTTCCACCCGGGCGCGATGATGCGCAGCTACGAGAACCACGTGAAGAACGTGCCCGGCGTGACCTTCGGCATCGTCAGCCCCGACGGGCGCGAGGGCATGCTGCAGAACGCGGCGGAATTCGCCGACGCCGGCATCCCCTTCATCTTCGATCCCGGCCAGGCCATGCCGCTGTTCAACGGCGAGGAACTGCGCCAGTTCATCGAGCTGACCGACTACGTGACGGTCAATGATTACGAGTCCAACCTGCTGCAGGAACGCACCGGCTGGAGCGAGGCCGACATCGTCAAGCGCGTGAAGGCCTACATCACCACGCGCGGCCCGCACGGCTCGCTGATCCACACGCCCGAGAAGACCTACGACATCCCGCCGGCGCACGAACGCCGCGTGACCGACCCCACCGGCTGCGGCGACGCCTTCCGCGCCGGCCTGATCTACGGCATTGAGAAGGGCTACGACTGGCTGACCATCGGCCGCATGGGCAACCTGATGGGCGCGCTGAAGGTCGAACACCCGGGCACGCAGAACCAGCGCTTCGACTTCGACGAGTTCAATGAGCAGTTCAAGCAGCAGTTCGGCTACGCGCTGTAACACCAGCCGTCCGAGCACTTTCCCGACCGCCATAACCATGGCGTAAGGTAGCCCCGGGGCCGTCGAGCATGTCGCGTCCCCTCGCAGTCGGTCATCGGGCAGGGGCAACATGGTCGTGCAGGTTCGGCATTCCACTCCACGGGACCCCGCGACCCACGAATCGCCGTTCGCGACGTTTCGCCGGCTGGCCCTGCAGGCCCTGTTGGTGGCTTGCATGGTCTTTGCCGCGAGCGGTCTCGGCATCCTGACCCGCCCGGAACACCAGCTGGCCTCGTTCTGGCCTACTAACGCGCTGCTGTTGGGCCTGTTCGCCCGCAAACCCCGGCTGGCTTCGCCCGCTGGCTGGGCCGCTGCTGCCCTGGGCTACGTGGCGGTAGACCTGCTGACCGGGACCTCGCTGCCCACTACGCTGCGGTTGACGATGGCGA comes from the Pseudoxanthomonas sp. YR558 genome and includes:
- a CDS encoding carbohydrate kinase family protein; the protein is MSALICGSLAYDTIMVFPDQFKNHILPDKVHILNVSFLVPRMRREFGGCAGNIAYNLKLLGGDPIPMATVGQDFGPYREHFVEQGINLSQVKVIDELFTPQAFITTDHDNNQITAFHPGAMMRSYENHVKNVPGVTFGIVSPDGREGMLQNAAEFADAGIPFIFDPGQAMPLFNGEELRQFIELTDYVTVNDYESNLLQERTGWSEADIVKRVKAYITTRGPHGSLIHTPEKTYDIPPAHERRVTDPTGCGDAFRAGLIYGIEKGYDWLTIGRMGNLMGALKVEHPGTQNQRFDFDEFNEQFKQQFGYAL